Sequence from the Desulfonispora thiosulfatigenes DSM 11270 genome:
GAACATATTAAGCATTATGAAATAAAAAATGATAATCATTTAAATTTTCTAATTAACGATTATGTTTATGGATATTATCATCATATCAGACCACATAGTGCCTTAGGTGGTAAAACCCCTTTTGAGGCTCGATTTACATAATTTATTCTATTAAGTGTTACAATTTTGCTTGACCAGGTCAAAATCATAGATATAAGATGCTATAGGAGGGAATAAAAAAGAGTATTAAAGATTTGACTTTACCTAGAATTTAAGTGTACAATTAATACACATGAATAAAATTAAAATTGTTATAGGCTATGATAAGGACAGTAATAAGAGGAAACTGCTTTTAGAGACATAATCATTTGGTGTAAGATTATGACAGTACCTTTTATGAAGATCACCTTGGAGCTAGGGATCTGAAATAATAGTAAGATCCTTCGTCTGAATACGTTACATTCGTCAAGTGATAAAATAGTAAGTTATGTTTTAAAATTACTATTTTATAATAAGGGTGGTACCGCGGTTAATTCGTCCCTAAGTCTTTTGACTTAGGGCTTTTTTAATTTTATAAACAATTATTTAAATTAGCCAGTAAGTAAGAAAGGATGAGTTAGATGAAAGAATATAAGAGCTTACCTAATGTTTCTGTAGCTCAAAGAGAAGAAAAAGTAGCTGATTATTGGGAAGAACAAAATATACTTGAAAAAAGTATTGAAAACCGTGAAGGTGAAAAGTCTTTTGTTTTTTATGAAGGACCTCCAACAGCTAATGGTAGACCTGGAATTCATCACGTTATCGCTAGAACTTTAAAAGATTCTGTTTGTAGATATAAAACTATGACAGGTCATCAAGTAAAAAGAAAAGCAGGCTGGGATACTCATGGTCTTCCGGTAGAAATTGAAGTAGAAAAACAATTAAATCTTAAAAGCAAACAAGAGGTAGAAAGTTACGGTATAGGTGGTTTTAACCAAAAGTGCAGAGAATCTGTCTTTGTTTATGAAAAACAATGGCGTGATATGACTAAAAGAATGGGTTATTCTATTGATTTAGATAATCCTTACATTACTTTAGATAATAATTATATAGAGTCTGTATGGTGGATTTTAGATAAGTTCTTTAAAGAAGGTTACATTTATGAAGGACATAAAATATTACCATATTGCCCACGTTGTGGTACTGGACTAGCTTCTCATGAAGTTTCTCAAGGATATAAGGAAATAAAATCTAATACCGTAATAGTTCCTTTTAAACGTAAAGACGTAGAGGAATATTTCTTAGTATGGACAACTACTCCTTGGACACTAGCAGCTAACGTTGCGTTAACTGTGCATCCAGAGGTAACTTATGTTAAAGCCAAGGCTAATGAGAAAATTTATTATGTTGCTCAAAATCTAGCTAAAAAAGTATTAGGGGAAGAATTTGAAGTCCTAGAAGAATTAAAAGGTAAAGATTTAGAGTATGTGGAATACGAGCAATTAATGCCATTTGAACAAACAGATAAAAAGGCGTTTTTTGTAACTTTAGCTGATTATGTAACCACAGAAGATGGTACTGGTATAGTTCATAGTGCCCCAGCTTTTGGTGAAGACGACTATCAAGTAGGAAGAAAATATGATTTACCTGTATTACAGCCGGTAGACGAAGAAGGAAAATATACAACTACTCCTTGGCAAGGTAGATTCGTTATTGATTGTGATGTAGATATTATTAAATGGTTACATGGTGAAGAAAAATTATTCCATAAGGAAAAATTTGAACATAATTATCCTCATTGCTGGAGATGTACTACACCTTTATTATATTACGGAAAACCAAGTTGGTACATTGAAATGACTAAGCTTAAAGATCAGTTAATAGCTAATAATAATTCTGTGAATTGGTTTCCGGATTATATAGGAGAAAAGCGTTTTGGAAACTGGCTTGAAAATCTAAATGATTGGGCTATATCTAGAGAACGTTATTGGGGAACCCCTTTAAATATTTGGAGATGTGAATGCGGTCATACTACATCTGTAGGTTCTAGAAAAGAGTTAGCAGAAAAAGCGATTGAAAATATTGATGAGTCAATAGAATTACACAGACCATATGTGGACGATGTTCATATAAAATGTGATAAATGCGAGAAAACAATGACCAGGGTGAAAGAGGTAATAGACTGTTGGTTTGATAGTGGAGCTATGCCTTTTGCACAGGTTCATTATCCATTTGAAAATAAGGATAAATTTGATGAATTATTCCCAGCAGACTTTATCTGTGAAGGAATCGACCAAACTAGAGGATGGTTTTACTCACTCCTTGCTATTTCTACCTTTGTAAAAGGATCATCACCTTATAAAAATGTATTAGTAAACGATCTGATTTTAGACAAAGAAGGCAAAAAAATGTCTAAATCTAGAGGAAATACTGTAGATCCTTTTGAAATGTTTGATAAACATGGAGCAGATGCTTTAAGATGGTACTTATTACATGTGTCTCCAGCATGGACTCCTACAAAGTTTGATCTTGAGGGTTTAAAAGAAGTTCAAAGTAAATTTTTATCTACAATTCAAAACGTATATGCATTTTTCACTTTATATGCAAATATTGATGGCGTAGATATTAACGATTTCTTTATTGAATACAAGGATCGCCCTGAACTTGATAGATGGATTTTATCAAAATATAATAACTTAATTGCTGAAGTTAAAAATGATATGGATGTATTTGATTTAACAAAAGCTGTGCGTAAAATCCAAGACTTCTTAAATGAAGACTTATCAAATTGGTATATTAGAAGAGCTAGACGGAGATTTTGGGCTACTGAATTAACTCAGGATAAAAAAGCAGTTTATAATACTACGTATGAAATTTTAATCGGGGTTTCAAAATTAATTGCACCATTTGCGCCATTTATTTCTGAGGAAATTTATCAAAATCTAACTGGAGAAATGTCTGTACATTTAGCTGACTATCCAATGGTTAATAAAGATTTAATCCAAAAAGATATCGAAAAAAGAATGGATTTAGTTAGAGATTTAGTAGGACTTGGAAGAGCTGCAAGAGCTAAGGCTAAGATTAAGGTGCGTCAGCCTTTACAAAAAATATTAGTAGATGGAAAATTTGAAGACTTAATTTCAGATTTAATTCCATTAATTGATGAAGAGTTAAATATTAAAGAAGTTATATTTGAAAAGAACCTAAGTGATTTTATGGACTTTAGTTTAAAACCAAACTTTAAAACAGCTGGACCTATTTTAGGTAAGAAAATCAAACTATTAGGTAAAGCATTAGCTGATTTAGATCCAGCTAAAGTAGTACCTGAATTAGAAGCAGGAAAAAATATCGAGATTGATTTAGAAGGAGAAGTTACAGCTATCTCTAAAGAATTTGTTATGATTAACATCAATGCTAAAGAAGGCTTTACCGTAGAGATGGAAAATAACTTATTTGTTATCCTTGATACTACTTTAAACGAAGAGTTAATTAGTGAAGGTTTAGCAAGAGAGTTTATTTCTAAAGTACAACAAATGAGAAAAGGTAACGGGTATGAAGTAGCAGACAATATTAATATTTTCTTTGATGGTGATGCAGAAATAGCTAAGGCTGTCGATGTTCATAAAGAGTATATTATGCAAGAAACCTTAGCAGTTAAGATTGAAAAGGTAACTGATGATAGCATGGAAAAACAGAATTTAAATGAGCATAATACAGGAGTTAAATTAGAAAGAATATAATTTCTGTGCAAAATATTAATTAATATTTAAGCGGACTTCTCAAATTTGGAGAAGTCCCTTTTATAAAATAATAAGACGAAAAATTTCAAGAAGATACTTTTTAAAAATAACTTTTGATTTATTATAAGAGCTATTTATAAAGGGTATAATTTTAGGGGGAAAAATTATGAAAATTGAAAAAGTAAATTTAGTTTATTTTAGTCCTACTAAGTCAACTAAGAAAATAGTTAATAGTATAGCAGCCAGTTTTAACACGGAAATTGTTGATTACGATTATACGCATAAAATTAATAGTAAGGATGTTCCTTCTTTTGGAAGCAATGAGTTGGTTATTATAGGGTCACCTGTTTATGGTGGTAGAGTAGCAGGGGTAGCAGAGTCATTTTTTAAAAGCTTAAAAGGTAATAATACGCCTGTAGTGCCTGTAGTAGTTTATGGTAATAGGGATTTTGAAGATGCTTTATTAGAATTATCGGATTATCTTAAGGAGAATAATTTCAAGATGATAGGCGCAGGCGCTTTTGTTGCTGAACATTCCTATGGTAGAGAAATCGCAGGGGGTAGACCAGACACTGAAGATATTAATATTGCAAAGCTTTTGGGTGAAGAGATAAAGAAAAGATTAGAATCAGTAACTGATTTAAGTGAAATACAAGAAATTAAAGTAAGTGGAAACCACCCATATAAAGAAAGGCCACCAGTTGGAGAACCTTGGGCTCCAATAACAACAGATGATTGTACTGAGTGCGGTATTTGTGTGAGCGCTTGTCCTATGGCAATTGTGAGTCCTAAAAATCCACGTGAAATCACTAATTCCCAGCTATGTATTCATTGCTGTAGCTGTATCAAAGCTTGTCCTTATGATGCCAAACTCTTTACAGCTGAACCTTATAAAAAGATAAAACAGTTTTTACTTGATAATTGTAGTTCGGTTAATAAAAAACCAAAGTTATTTATTTAGAATATAATTAAGAATATTTTGAGGAAAAACCCAAATTGTCTGTTTAGTATTAACTAAAAAGACTCCAAGCAAAAAAAGTAAAGTGTAGCTTATAAAGTAGACATATAAAAAATTCTACCTATAAGCTACACTAAATTGCAGGAGCTTTTTTAAAATTGAGCCTGATATAAATTATAGTAAACACCTTGATTTTTCATTAAGGAATCATGAGTTCCTTCTTCGACAATACCATCTTCAGTTAAAACTAAAATTCTCTGGGCATGTTTAATGGTTCCTAATCTATGGGCAATTATTAAAGTAGTACGATCTTTAGTGAGTTTATTAAAAGATTCTTGAATTATTTTTTCGGTCTCGTTGTCTAAAGCCGAAGTAGCTTCATCAAGAATTAAGATACTAGGGTTTTTTAAAAATAATCTCGCTATTGATAGTCTTTGCTTTTGACCCCCAGATAATTTAGTTCCTCTTTCTCCGATATAAGTGTCATATCCATCTTCTAAAGCCATAATAAACTCGTGAGCATTTGCAGCTTTAGCTGCGTTAATTATCTCTTTATTTGTGGCATCCCTTTTACCATAAGAGATATTATCCCGTACAGAACCAGAAAAAAGAAATACATCTTGCTGGATAATACCCATATTTTCACGTAAAGAGTGCTGCGTAATATTTCTAATATCTAAATCATCAATTTTTATACTGCCACTATCAACTTCATAAAGCCTTGGAATTAAATTAGATAAAGTAGTTTTCCCGCTCCCGGAAGGGCCTACAATAGCAATCATTTCTTTAGGATTTATGGTTAAATTGATATCTTTAAGGACAGCTTTATTTTTTGTATAACTAAAGTTAACATTATCAAAAGTAATTTTACCGGTAACCTTATTAAGGGTGATCGCTTCTTTAGAATCAGTAATTTCAGGCTGTAAATCTAAGGATTCCATAAATCTTCTAAATCCAGCCATTCCTCTTTGATATATTTCCATCAAATCCACAATTTTTCTAATTGGTTTCATAAACATGGATACATAAAGGAAAAATCCTACAAATTCCCCTACTTTGAGTTGATTATAGTAAATTAAAGCTCCTCCGATGACTAGTACACTTAGATTAATTAGATTACTGATAAAATCGATTCCCGCATAAAAAGAGCCCATAACTTTAAAAGATCTTTCTTTGGTTTCTTTAAAAGACTTATTACCTAAATCAAATTTTTCTTCTTCAAATGCTTCATTTGTATAGGTTTTTACTGTTCTAATTCCGGAAATACTATCTTCAGCTTGTGCATTAATATCAGCAATTCTCAAACGCATTTCCATAAAAATTTCGCGCATTTTCTTGTTTTTTACGGTCGCAAAATAAATTAAAATAAGAACATATAGAGTTACTACTAAGGATAACTGCCAGTTAATTGAAAACAAGATAGCTAAAGAACCCACAATTGTCACAGAAGCTATAAAGGTATCCTCAGGTCCATGATGAGCAAGTTCAGATATTTCATTCAAGTCATTTACAAGTCTAGACATGACATGTCCAGTTTTTGTATTATCAAAATAGCTAAAAGGTAATTTGTTAATATGGTGAAATAAATCTTTTCGCATATCGTATTCTAACCTTATACCAAGTACATGTCCCCAATAAGTAACTATGTAATAGAGAATGTATTTTAAAATGTAGAGAAATAAAAGACCAGCTCCAACCCATATAATCAGAGTAATGTTTTTGTTAGGCAAAAGATCATCAATAAATATTCTAACTATAGAAGGAAAAGCTAAATCTAATAAAGACATTAAAAAGGCACATGAAAAATCAAGCACAAATAATGGTAAATGGTTTTTATAATATTTTGCAAAACGTTTAAGCACTGTTATACTCCTTTATATTCTTTTTGGGAAGTTATTTTGGAAACTAAATGTTATTATAACATAAGTGAAAGCATTTAATAAATTAAGCAAAAGGTAGGTTGAAAATGAAGTTTAACTATAATGATCAAACTATTGAATTTACAGTAATTTATCGTAAAAGAAAAACTATAGAAATAAATATAAGTCCACCTGACATAATAACTGTTATATCTCCTATGTACATTGATGAAGAAAAACTCTTAAATGCTGTGAAATCAAAAGCTAAGTGGATTGTGAAAAAACTATCTGAACTTAAAGAAATTACACATCTTAAAATCGATAAAGAATATGTAAATGGAGAATTATTTTTATTTCTAGGTAGAGATTATCCCCTCTATATTACAATAGATGAAAAGATAAAAAGAACGGAAATAACTCTATATCAAGAAAGAATTCATCTAACCAGTAGTACTAATGAAAAAGATCAGCTTAGGGATACTATGCAAAAATGGTATAAAGAAAAGGCTTTAGAAAAAATCACAGAGCGGATTAACCATTATCAAGAATATATTGAAGTTAGACCTAATTTAGTAAGAATCAAGGATCAAAAGAAACGCTGGGGAAGTTGCAGTTCAAAAAGAAATCTTAATTTTAACCTGCGCTGTATAATGGCGCCTCTTGAGGTACTGGATTATATAATTGTACATGAAATGTGTCATTTGGTTCATTTTAATCATTCCAAAGAGTTTTGGATTTTGGTAAAGAGTATTATCCCTGATTATGAAAACCATCGCCAGTGGTTAAAAATTAATGGAATTAGGATGGAATTGTAAAATACTTCTTGTTAATTAAGCTATCAAATGGTATAATAACTAGATTAGTAGTTTAGTTAGGGAACAAAATAATAATATAAACCCAATATTTTTATTAGATGCCTTCCATCATTTTGTTATAAATAAAGGATTTGCTGAAATCCTATTTGTAACGAAACCCATAAATATTCCAATGATTTAATGAAAGTAAATTCATCCACTCTTGAATTATCCATTTTCAATATGAATTATTTAATATTTAATTATTTTACTAATAGCACGTCGTTAGTTGTTTTTTTGTGTAAAAAAACATGGTGATTTGATGTGTCTAAATTTAAAGACCGGTATAGACATTTTAGATCCAAAATTTAGAACTAGAAAGTCTAAATAGATATAAGGCTTTTTTAGTGTGAAATTTAAAATAAAATTAGAAAAAGAGGTTAGAATTTTGACAAAGGAAGTTATATTAGCGTTAGTTGGTTTATTCTTGATTACATCATTTACAAATATTTTAGCAACACTTAAAACAATGTTAATTTCAAAAAAGATTATGAATCCAGTGTATTTTGTAGTATTTTTAGATGCTTTAATTTTTGCTACAGTAGTTACTAAAGTAACAAGTTCGGTAGGATTTCATTATACAGTTGCATATGGATTAGGGAGAACGGCAGGAGTATATATTGGAAGTAAACTTGAAGAGCGTTTAGCTCTTGGAATATTAGAGGTCGATATATTTTTTAATAATAAAAGTAAAATGACAAGTGTTGCCGAAAGTCTGAGAGAAGAAGGATATACGGTTAATAATTATCTAGCAAGTGGATATCACGAAGATGTACGATATAAAGTAGAAGTGGTTATTAAAAGAAAAGAATTTAAAGTTTTAGAGAAAATTCTAGATGAATGTGGTGTGCAGAATCCAACCCTTAAAATAAAGAATTTAAGTAAAGTAGAAGGTAAAATAACGACAACTAGAACACAGATGACATAGGAATAATTTTTCCCAGAGGATGTACGATATTTGCTATAATGGTAATAATGTATAATTCTTAAAAAGGAAGTGAAGTAAATGAATGAACAATTTCAAGCTGTTATGGAAAAGAAAAATATTCTAGAAAGTAAAAAACCTATTCCAGAAGATAATCTAAAGGTAATTAAGGAAAAAGTTTGGTTAGAGTGGATTTATAATTCATTGGCTTTAGATGGAAATAGCTTAACTTTAAATGAGACTAAAGATGTATTAGAAGGAAAAGTATTGGATAGTAAAACTCCACGGGAGCAACAGGAAGTATTAAATCATAAGGAAGTTATTGAATATATTGAAAATTTAGTAGCTAAAAAAGAACCCCTAAAAGAAGAGCAATTACAAGAAATTAATAAATTGCTTTTAGGAGGCATATCAAATAAGTTTGCTGGATTTTATAAAAACCATGAAGACGTTGTAGCAGGAGATGACCGTTCTGCTACAGCTTATGCAACAGTAGAATATGATATGCAGAAATTAATGACTTGGTATGAGGAAAATAAAGATGAGTTTAATTTTGTAGAACTTTCTGCTTATATGCATGGTCTTTTTCTAGGTATAAGTCCATTTGTAGTTGATAATGGAAAGACAGCAAGATTTCTATTATCATTAGAATTGATGAAGGGTGGATACCCACCACTTGTAATTACCAAAGAAAATGGAGTAAAATATCGCGCATCTTTAGAAAGAGCTAATATAACTGGTGATTATGAGTACTTTCTTCAATACTTACTGTCAGAACTGGACAAAAGTTTAGATTTATATTTAGAAAACTTATAAGTAAGTTAATAATTAATAATTAAAAGCATAAAGTCTATTATATAAACGAGGGAGGGGAATAAATGATTAAATGGAGAGAAGAATATAGTACAGGTGTACAAAGTATTGATGAACAACATAAAAAATTAATTGAAATAGCTGATCGGGCTTTTAAACTTTTAAAAGATGATTTTTGTGTTGATAAATATGATAAAATTGTCAGCATTTTAGAGGAATTAAAAGATTACACTGTATATCATTTCCAGTCGGAAGAAGAATATATGATGAGCATTAGATATAAGAAACTATTTTCTCATAAAGCCCTACATGAAAAGTTTATTGAAAAGATTAATGAAGTTGATTTTAATAAGATAGATGAAGATCAAAATGAGTACATACTTGGGATTTTAGAATTTATAGTTACTTGGATTGAAAATCATATCTTGGGTAATGATAAATTAATAGGAAAAGATTAGATTAAATTGCAAAAGGATCCTTATAAAAGTAAATGTCATAAAAATACTCCCCTTTAAAGTAACAGATTTATTTTTCAATCTGTCTACCTAAAGGGGAGTTTATTAATTTTTGTCCTACATGTTTTTTATTAAATTATAGAAGCTAATAAAAGAGCCTCTTCATTATTTTGATAAATCATAGGAAACTGCTCAATTGGAAGAGGATTTTTTCCTAATCCGACTTCGAATGTATAACCTGGCTTTCTATACTCTAGTATAAACCAATCTTTAAACCCGGAATAAGAAGTTATTCCATAAGTTTGGGCTAATTCATAACCAGTAGCTTTTGCAAAAGCTTCGCCAATTTTTCTTGCTTCGGCTGAGGCCATATTCTCAAAGTCCCAATAAATTTCTTGACCTTGAGAGTGATAAGCAAGGGTAAGTCTAAAATCGTGTTGTTTTACAAAATTAACAACTGCCTGAGTTTCTGGCTCAGATAATGGCGCAGGACCAGAGTACCTAGTAGGACCAGGACCATAAATACCTAATGCTTCTTCAGCTTCTTTTCCTTCTTGCCATTTAGCAGGGTAATTATGATTTAAATCTACTCCTCTTATATTTGCCTGCCAAACTTTACTGAAATCTTTACTTCCTTTATTCCATTTAATTAAATTGTTGTAGTATGGAAAACTTGGGTCTAATCCATTTAATACTAAATTTACACCATCTGGGTTTACCATAGGCATAATGTAAATACTGCTTTCTTTCCAGATTTGATCTAAATTATAACCACGCAAAATCTTTCCATCAGTATAACTTTTTAGAAAATTTTCTGTAAATTTCATCAATAAAGGACTGGTAATCCATTCTAGCGCATGGTGAGCTGCGTTATAGAAAACTTCATTTTTTCCGGTACCTAATCTGATATAATAAAGGTTTTTTCCTAAAACACTTTTACCGACTACTCCTACTTCTATAAAAGGATATCTTGCTTTTAAACCTTCAATATCTCTTTTCAAAATTTCATAAGTATAATCAATTTTAGTATCAATAAGATCAATACCATAAGGGATTGTTAGACGTTGACCTATGTAAAGATTATCTGGATCTATTCCTGGATTTGCTGCAATAATTTTACCTACGGTTGTATAATAGTTGCGGGCAATTTTCCAAAGAGTATCACCTTTTTGAACATAATAAATATCATAACCTTTTAAAAATTTTTCAAGTACTGTATAGGTATTTGGCCCTATTATACCATCTGGAGTGAGATTATTATCTTTTTGAAAACTTCTTACAGCTTTAAATGTTTTCGTTCCATAATATCCATCTATGGGTCCAGGATTATATCCAATTTGCACCAATAATGATTGAATTTCTTTGACAACAGTTCCCTTTGAACCTATTTTTAAAATCATGTATATTCTCCTTAGTATTTTTTACTAGTTTATGCATTTAAGCGAATTGTGTGCCTGGACTAAATTAATTTTTATAATGTAGCCAAATTTATTTTTAAAACTTCTTCCATAAACTACATATTATTATTTTGATTTATATAATATAATGTGAGTACAATGGATAAAATAACATTGGATAAATCCAATAGTAT
This genomic interval carries:
- the ileS gene encoding isoleucine--tRNA ligase, with product MKEYKSLPNVSVAQREEKVADYWEEQNILEKSIENREGEKSFVFYEGPPTANGRPGIHHVIARTLKDSVCRYKTMTGHQVKRKAGWDTHGLPVEIEVEKQLNLKSKQEVESYGIGGFNQKCRESVFVYEKQWRDMTKRMGYSIDLDNPYITLDNNYIESVWWILDKFFKEGYIYEGHKILPYCPRCGTGLASHEVSQGYKEIKSNTVIVPFKRKDVEEYFLVWTTTPWTLAANVALTVHPEVTYVKAKANEKIYYVAQNLAKKVLGEEFEVLEELKGKDLEYVEYEQLMPFEQTDKKAFFVTLADYVTTEDGTGIVHSAPAFGEDDYQVGRKYDLPVLQPVDEEGKYTTTPWQGRFVIDCDVDIIKWLHGEEKLFHKEKFEHNYPHCWRCTTPLLYYGKPSWYIEMTKLKDQLIANNNSVNWFPDYIGEKRFGNWLENLNDWAISRERYWGTPLNIWRCECGHTTSVGSRKELAEKAIENIDESIELHRPYVDDVHIKCDKCEKTMTRVKEVIDCWFDSGAMPFAQVHYPFENKDKFDELFPADFICEGIDQTRGWFYSLLAISTFVKGSSPYKNVLVNDLILDKEGKKMSKSRGNTVDPFEMFDKHGADALRWYLLHVSPAWTPTKFDLEGLKEVQSKFLSTIQNVYAFFTLYANIDGVDINDFFIEYKDRPELDRWILSKYNNLIAEVKNDMDVFDLTKAVRKIQDFLNEDLSNWYIRRARRRFWATELTQDKKAVYNTTYEILIGVSKLIAPFAPFISEEIYQNLTGEMSVHLADYPMVNKDLIQKDIEKRMDLVRDLVGLGRAARAKAKIKVRQPLQKILVDGKFEDLISDLIPLIDEELNIKEVIFEKNLSDFMDFSLKPNFKTAGPILGKKIKLLGKALADLDPAKVVPELEAGKNIEIDLEGEVTAISKEFVMININAKEGFTVEMENNLFVILDTTLNEELISEGLAREFISKVQQMRKGNGYEVADNINIFFDGDAEIAKAVDVHKEYIMQETLAVKIEKVTDDSMEKQNLNEHNTGVKLERI
- a CDS encoding 4Fe-4S binding protein codes for the protein MKIEKVNLVYFSPTKSTKKIVNSIAASFNTEIVDYDYTHKINSKDVPSFGSNELVIIGSPVYGGRVAGVAESFFKSLKGNNTPVVPVVVYGNRDFEDALLELSDYLKENNFKMIGAGAFVAEHSYGREIAGGRPDTEDINIAKLLGEEIKKRLESVTDLSEIQEIKVSGNHPYKERPPVGEPWAPITTDDCTECGICVSACPMAIVSPKNPREITNSQLCIHCCSCIKACPYDAKLFTAEPYKKIKQFLLDNCSSVNKKPKLFI
- a CDS encoding ABC transporter ATP-binding protein; the protein is MLKRFAKYYKNHLPLFVLDFSCAFLMSLLDLAFPSIVRIFIDDLLPNKNITLIIWVGAGLLFLYILKYILYYIVTYWGHVLGIRLEYDMRKDLFHHINKLPFSYFDNTKTGHVMSRLVNDLNEISELAHHGPEDTFIASVTIVGSLAILFSINWQLSLVVTLYVLILIYFATVKNKKMREIFMEMRLRIADINAQAEDSISGIRTVKTYTNEAFEEEKFDLGNKSFKETKERSFKVMGSFYAGIDFISNLINLSVLVIGGALIYYNQLKVGEFVGFFLYVSMFMKPIRKIVDLMEIYQRGMAGFRRFMESLDLQPEITDSKEAITLNKVTGKITFDNVNFSYTKNKAVLKDINLTINPKEMIAIVGPSGSGKTTLSNLIPRLYEVDSGSIKIDDLDIRNITQHSLRENMGIIQQDVFLFSGSVRDNISYGKRDATNKEIINAAKAANAHEFIMALEDGYDTYIGERGTKLSGGQKQRLSIARLFLKNPSILILDEATSALDNETEKIIQESFNKLTKDRTTLIIAHRLGTIKHAQRILVLTEDGIVEEGTHDSLMKNQGVYYNLYQAQF
- a CDS encoding M48 family metallopeptidase, which translates into the protein MKFNYNDQTIEFTVIYRKRKTIEINISPPDIITVISPMYIDEEKLLNAVKSKAKWIVKKLSELKEITHLKIDKEYVNGELFLFLGRDYPLYITIDEKIKRTEITLYQERIHLTSSTNEKDQLRDTMQKWYKEKALEKITERINHYQEYIEVRPNLVRIKDQKKRWGSCSSKRNLNFNLRCIMAPLEVLDYIIVHEMCHLVHFNHSKEFWILVKSIIPDYENHRQWLKINGIRMEL
- a CDS encoding DUF5698 domain-containing protein; this encodes MTKEVILALVGLFLITSFTNILATLKTMLISKKIMNPVYFVVFLDALIFATVVTKVTSSVGFHYTVAYGLGRTAGVYIGSKLEERLALGILEVDIFFNNKSKMTSVAESLREEGYTVNNYLASGYHEDVRYKVEVVIKRKEFKVLEKILDECGVQNPTLKIKNLSKVEGKITTTRTQMT
- a CDS encoding Fic family protein, which translates into the protein MNEQFQAVMEKKNILESKKPIPEDNLKVIKEKVWLEWIYNSLALDGNSLTLNETKDVLEGKVLDSKTPREQQEVLNHKEVIEYIENLVAKKEPLKEEQLQEINKLLLGGISNKFAGFYKNHEDVVAGDDRSATAYATVEYDMQKLMTWYEENKDEFNFVELSAYMHGLFLGISPFVVDNGKTARFLLSLELMKGGYPPLVITKENGVKYRASLERANITGDYEYFLQYLLSELDKSLDLYLENL
- a CDS encoding bacteriohemerythrin translates to MIKWREEYSTGVQSIDEQHKKLIEIADRAFKLLKDDFCVDKYDKIVSILEELKDYTVYHFQSEEEYMMSIRYKKLFSHKALHEKFIEKINEVDFNKIDEDQNEYILGILEFIVTWIENHILGNDKLIGKD
- a CDS encoding M14 family metallopeptidase — protein: MILKIGSKGTVVKEIQSLLVQIGYNPGPIDGYYGTKTFKAVRSFQKDNNLTPDGIIGPNTYTVLEKFLKGYDIYYVQKGDTLWKIARNYYTTVGKIIAANPGIDPDNLYIGQRLTIPYGIDLIDTKIDYTYEILKRDIEGLKARYPFIEVGVVGKSVLGKNLYYIRLGTGKNEVFYNAAHHALEWITSPLLMKFTENFLKSYTDGKILRGYNLDQIWKESSIYIMPMVNPDGVNLVLNGLDPSFPYYNNLIKWNKGSKDFSKVWQANIRGVDLNHNYPAKWQEGKEAEEALGIYGPGPTRYSGPAPLSEPETQAVVNFVKQHDFRLTLAYHSQGQEIYWDFENMASAEARKIGEAFAKATGYELAQTYGITSYSGFKDWFILEYRKPGYTFEVGLGKNPLPIEQFPMIYQNNEEALLLASII